In Deinococcus puniceus, one genomic interval encodes:
- the trhO gene encoding oxygen-dependent tRNA uridine(34) hydroxylase TrhO: MSVPKATEPSAPYIVAALYQFRAVPNAAALREHLLDIATCLGLCGTLIVAPEGINGTLAGTREAVSEWHAALIAAGFTGMEYKESASAEQPFKRLKVRLKREIVTMGVPVTPPEEAGRYVTPAEWNALLQDPDVLVIDTRNRYEVKAGTFQGAVNPEIDSFREFPAWADEQLRGQEGKRIAMFCTGGIRCEKSTSLLRQRGFTDVLHLQGGILGYLEHVQSDQSLWNGECFVFDGRVTVGHGLEVGAGEMCHSCGWPLTAEETAHAHFERGVSCGHCHAQTTDKQKRQFRDRQRQMDGRE; this comes from the coding sequence ATGTCTGTACCTAAAGCGACAGAACCAAGTGCCCCGTATATCGTGGCTGCCCTCTACCAGTTCCGCGCCGTGCCAAACGCGGCGGCCCTGCGTGAGCATCTGCTAGACATTGCCACCTGCCTAGGCTTATGCGGCACCCTGATCGTTGCGCCCGAAGGAATCAATGGCACGCTGGCCGGAACGCGGGAAGCGGTGAGCGAGTGGCACGCGGCCCTGATCGCCGCCGGATTTACGGGCATGGAATACAAGGAATCCGCAAGCGCCGAGCAGCCCTTCAAGCGCCTGAAAGTGCGGCTGAAACGCGAGATCGTGACGATGGGCGTGCCCGTGACGCCACCTGAAGAGGCGGGCCGATACGTGACACCCGCCGAGTGGAACGCGCTGCTGCAAGACCCGGATGTGTTGGTCATAGATACGCGCAACAGGTATGAGGTCAAGGCGGGCACGTTTCAGGGCGCGGTGAACCCCGAAATAGACTCCTTCCGCGAGTTTCCGGCGTGGGCCGACGAGCAGTTGCGGGGTCAGGAAGGCAAACGGATCGCCATGTTCTGCACGGGCGGGATTCGCTGCGAAAAAAGCACCAGCTTGCTGCGTCAGCGCGGCTTTACCGATGTGCTGCACTTGCAGGGCGGCATTCTGGGCTATCTGGAACACGTGCAGAGTGACCAAAGCCTCTGGAACGGTGAGTGCTTTGTCTTCGATGGCCGCGTGACAGTGGGACACGGCCTAGAAGTCGGCGCGGGCGAAATGTGCCACAGTTGCGGTTGGCCTCTGACGGCAGAGGAAACCGCGCACGCCCACTTTGAACGCGGCGTGAGTTGCGGGCATTGCCACGCCCAGACGACGGACAAGCAAAAGAGGCAGTTTCGGGATCGGCAGCGGCAGATGGACGGGCGAGAATAA